The genomic region CGCCGGCGATGATCGACCAGCTGCGCCACCGGCGTGTGCCGGTGATCGGTGACGGCGGCGGCACGTGGTCGTTCATTCACACCGAAGATGCAGCCTCTGCCACGCTCGCCGCGCTTGAACGCGGACGCACCGGCAGCATCTACAATATCGTCGACGATCATCCGGCGCCGGTGAAGGATTGGTTGCCCGCGCTGGCCGAACTCCTCGGTGCCAAGCCGCCGCGTCACATCCCCGCCTGGCTCGGGCGCCTGCTTGCGGGCGAGCATATGGTTGCGATGATGACGGAGGTGCGTGGAGCCTCCAACGGCAAGGCCAAGCGCGAGCTCGGTTGGCTGCCGGCGCATGCCTCCTGGCGCGACGGCTTTGCCGATGCGGCACGGCAGCCCACCAGCCAGCGCTCGGCGGCCTGAGGCATATCAGGCCAGCTTGCGCGGCAGCTCACCGCCCTTGGTGAAAGCGTCGATCGCCTCGACCATCTGGCCGTAATGGATGCGCAAGCCGTCCGCGGTGGCGTAGCCGAGATGCGGCGTCAGGACGAGATTGTCGAGCTTGCGGAAGGGATGGTCCGTCGGCAACGGCTCGACCGAGAACACGTCGATGCCGGCGCCTGCAATCCTCTTCTGCTGCAACGCCTCGAGCAGTGCCTGCTCGTCCACGATCGGCCCGCGCGCGGTGTTGACGAGGAAGGCCGTCGGTTTCATCCGCGCCAGATCGGAAGCCCCGACCAGCCCGCGCGAGCGCTCGCTCAGCACCACATGGATGCTGACGATATCGGCCTTGGTGAACAG from Bradyrhizobium lupini harbors:
- a CDS encoding NAD-dependent epimerase/dehydratase family protein, whose protein sequence is MLRYGFFYGPGTGTLSPAMIDQLRHRRVPVIGDGGGTWSFIHTEDAASATLAALERGRTGSIYNIVDDHPAPVKDWLPALAELLGAKPPRHIPAWLGRLLAGEHMVAMMTEVRGASNGKAKRELGWLPAHASWRDGFADAARQPTSQRSAA